The genome window CATTGAAGCACCATATACCATGTAACGTGCCGCTTCTATTTCAGTCGCCATATCAGCCAGTTTCCATTGAATCGCCTGAGTCGTCCCGATTGGTTTTCCATTGACCGTTTTCTCGGCGGCATATTTAACGGCACATTCATAGGCGCCCTGAGCCAATCCGAGAGCCATGGCCCCTATTGATATTCTACCGCCGTCAAGCGTAATCATAAACTGCTTGAAACCGTCGCCCAATTCAGCAAGCAGGTTTTCGGGAGGAACCTTAACATCGGTAAAATGCATAAAAGCCGTATCCGACCCTCTCAAACCCAGCTTATTTTCCTTTTTACCAATCTCGTAACCTTCCCATTCTTTTTCAAGAATAAACGATGATATCCCTTTAACACCGGGCTCATCCGACGTCTTCGCGGTAATCACTGAAGCAAAAGCATTCGATGCCGAAGTAATGAAACATTTGGTTCCGTTTACTATCCACCCATCTCCGTTTTTGACAGAGGTAGTTCTTGTGGCTCCGGCATCGGACCCCGCTTCAGGTTCGGTCAAACCAAAAGCCAAAAGTTCGCCGCCCTCAGTACCCCGGGGCAAATATTTCTTCTTTTGATTC of Candidatus Zixiibacteriota bacterium contains these proteins:
- a CDS encoding acyl-CoA dehydrogenase family protein produces the protein MVFLDKKHLEYREKIRDFSEEKIAPYAAEIDEEQKFRVGSLKDLASEGLMGMVVSEDYGGSMVDTVSYSIAVEELSRVCGSTGIIIAAHNSLGCFPIHKFGSENQKKKYLPRGTEGGELLAFGLTEPEAGSDAGATRTTSVKNGDGWIVNGTKCFITSASNAFASVITAKTSDEPGVKGISSFILEKEWEGYEIGKKENKLGLRGSDTAFMHFTDVKVPPENLLAELGDGFKQFMITLDGGRISIGAMALGLAQGAYECAVKYAAEKTVNGKPIGTTQAIQWKLADMATEIEAARYMVYGASMMKDAGVKFSKESAMAKLYASEVGRRAAERALDILGEVGIITNKYPAERILRDVKLCEIGEGTSEIQRIVIARDVLKSVMAK